Within the Cystobacter fuscus DSM 2262 genome, the region CCTGGTGCGCCAACTGCTGGCCGGCACCGACGCGGAACTCGAGGCGTGGCGCGGGCAACTGCGTGAGGCGTGGGAGGGCAGCGGGCAGCTCCTCGTGGATCTGGTGCCCCAGCTCGAGCTCGTCGCGGGCAAGCAGCCGGCGCTCCCCGCCCTCTCTCCCTCCGAGTCGCAACACCGCTTCGACTGGGTCTTCCAGCGCTTCCTCGGGGTCCTCTCCACCCCCGAGCACCCGCTCGTCATCTTCCTGGATGACCTGCAGTGGGCCGACGTGGCCAGCCTCCGGCTCATCCAGCACCTCTTCACCCACCCGGACACCCCGCCGCTGCTGATGATCGGCGCCTACCGCGACAACGAGGTCAGCCCGTCCCACCCGCTGATGCTGGCGCGGGAGGAGCTGCGCAAGGGCGGCGCGTGGGTGGCCGAGCTCCGGCTCGAGCCCCTGAGCCAGGAGCAGCTGCGGCAGATCATCACCGACGCGCTCCCGGGCGCGGGGAGGGAGGAAGTCATCGAGCCGCTGTCGGCCCTGGTGCACCGCAAGACCGGAGGCAACCCCTTCTTCTTCCTCCAGCTCATGCGGACGCTGAACCAGGACGGGTTGTTGACCCGCACGCCCGAGGGGCGCTGGCAGTGGGATGAGGAGGGCATCCGGGCCCGGGCCTACTCCGACAACGTCGTCGACTTCCTGGTGGGCCGGCTGCGACAGCTCCCCGAGCAGACCCAACACCTGCTGCGTCTGGCGGCGTGTGCGGGCAACACCTTCCCGCCACGGACCCTGGCCATCATCTCCGACAAACCGGAGGACGAGGTGGCTCGGCAACTCGAGCCCGCGCTCCAGGAAGGCCTGTTGATGCAGGCGGGCCAGGAGCAGTACCGCTTCCTCCACGATCGCATCCAGCAGGCGGCCCACGCCCTCATTCCCGAGGCGGAGCGAAAGGCGATCCACCTGCGCATCGGCCGCCTCCTGCTGGCGAGCCTCCCACCGGAGGAGCTGCGCCAGAAGCTCTTCGACGTGGTGAACCAGCTCAACGCCGGGGCGGAGTTGCTCGTGCTCCCCGAGGAGCGCCACCGGGTCGCCCTGCTGAACGCCGAGGCGGGCAGGAAGGCCCAGGCCTCGACGGCGCACAGCGCGGCCGTCACCTACTTCACGGTGGCCCTCTCGCTGCTGCCGGACTCCTGGGAGAGCGAACACGCGCTGGCCTTCCAGCTGAGCCTCCAGCAGGCGACGAGCGAGTTCATGAGCGGCAACACGAACGGGGCGCGCCAGCTCGTGGAGGCGCTCCGCCCCCGGGCGCGGACCCCCGCGCAGCTGGCGTCGGTGTCCGTGTTGTTGAGTGATATCCACATCGCCACCAGCGAGACCCTGCGCGCCGTGACCTGTCTGCTGGAGTGCCTGACCGCGCTGGGCATGCCCATGTCCCTCCACCCCTCCCGGGAGGAGGTGGAGGCCGCCAACGAGGAAGTGCGGACCCTGCTGGGGGAGCGCCCCATCGCGAGCCTCGTCGAGCTGCCGCTCATGACGGACCCGGACATCCAGGTGGTGATGAGCGTCCTCGCCGCCCTGTTCACCCCCGCGCTCTTCACCGACGTCAATCTGCTCGTCCTGCACCTGTGCCGGATGGTCTCCCTCACCCTGCGCCACGGCAACAGCGAGGCCGTCACGAATGGGTATGCGTGGTACGGCATCACGATGGGCGACCTGTTCGGGCGGTACCGGGAGGGATACGCCTTCGGCGAGCTGGCCCTCGCCCTCGTCGAGCGCCATGGCTTCTCCTCCTCCCGGGCCAGGAGCCTCTACTCGATGGAGCTGCTCAGCGTCTGGACCCAGCCCCTCACCCTGGCACTGGAATACATCCGCAACGCCTTCCAGCTGGCCGTTCCGGCGGGCGATTTCCAGACCGCCTGCTACTGCTGCAACCACATCGTCACGAATCGCCTCGCCCACGGGCACGACCTGGAGGAGATCTATCAGGAGTCGATCGCGCGCCTGGACTTCGCGCGCAAGGCCGGCTTCCAGGCCGTCCAGCAAGTCATCCAGCACACCCAGCGCTACATCCAGCAGCTGCGCGGCCTGTCTCCCTCCTTCGACTCACTGAGCGGTGAGGACTTCGACGAGGAGGCCTTCGAGCTCGGGCTGTCGACGACACCGCACATGAGCACCATGGCGTGCTGGTACTGGATCACCAAGACGCAGTCGCGCTTCATGTGCGGCCGGTACGAGGAGGCGCGGCAGGCGTCGGCCAGGGCCGAGGCACTCATCTGGTCCTCGGTCGGCCATATCCAGCTGGTCGACTTCCACCTCTACAGCGCCCTGGCCCTGTCCGCCTGCTGCGAGGACGCGGCGCCAGAAGCACGGCGGGAGTACCTCGAGGCCATGCGGCGACACCAGCGACAGTTCGAGGTCTGGGCGGAGAACAACCCCGGCAGCTTCCGCGCGGCGGAGCGGCTGGTCTCCGCGGAGCTCGCCTACCGCCTGGGCCAGTGGGACGAGGCGATGCACGCCTACGATGCGGCGCTCCACTCCGCACGCGAGAACGGCTTCCTCCAGAACGTCGCTCTCGCCAATGAACTCGCGGCGCGCTTCTGGCTCGAGCGGGGCGTCAAGAGCATTGCCCTGGCCTACGCCCGCGAGGCGCGGGAGACGTACCGGACGTGGGGCGCCCACGGCAAGGTCCAGCACCTGGAGGACCAATGGCCCTCGCTCGCGAGCGCGGCGAGCACTCCGAACCGCGACGCCTTCGATACCAGCTCGACACAGCTGGATGCGCTCAGCGTGGTGAAGGCCCAGCAGGCCATCTCCGGGGAGATCGTCCTGGAACAGCTGGTGTCCACCCTGCTGCGGGTGGCCATGGAGAACGCCGGCGCCCAGCGCGGCGCCCTGCTGCGCCCGCTCGGCAACAAGCTGCGGCTGGTGGCCATCTCCAACGTGGCGGAGGGGGGCAGAGTGGTGCTCCCGGAAGACAACGCCACCCACGAGCTGCCGTGGTCACTGCTCACCTACGTCAAGCGCGCGCACGAGCACGTGCTCATCGGGGATGCCTCCCGGCCCCATCCCTATGCCTCCGACGACTACTTCGAGCGCGGCCGGGCCAAGGCGGTGCTCTGCCTGCCGCTGCTGCGCCAGGAGGAGCTCGTCGGCGTGCTCTATCTGGAGAACAGCCTCACCGCGGATGCCTTCACCCCGGCCCGCCTCAGGCTGCTCGGGCACATCGCCTCCCAGGCCGCCATCTCCATCGAGAACGCGCGGCTCTACGCGGACATCCATCAAGCCAAGGCCGCCCTGCGCGACGCCAACGACGAGCTGGAGCGGCGCGTGGACGAGCGCACGCGCGAGCTCAAGGACGCCCAGGCCCGGCTGGTGGAGATGGCGCGCGCGGCGGGCATGTCCGAGATCGCCTCCAACGTGCTGCACAACGTGGGCAACGTCCTCACCAGCGCCGTCGTCAACCTCGAGACGACGCGTCACGCGGTGGGCGCGTCGCGGGTCGTCCGGGTGCGGCAGGTGGCCACGCTGTTCGAGGAGCACCGCGACACGCTGGTGGACTTCCTCACGAAGGATCCCCGGGGCAGCCGCCTGCCCGACTACGTGTCCGCGCTCGCCTCCGAGCTCATCAAGGAGCAGACGAACCTGCAGGAGAGCCTGGACGCCATGAACCGGCACCTGGAGCACATCCGCGCCATCGTCCAGGTGCAGCAGACCTACGCGAAGACGCCGCTGCTCACCGAGGAGTGCGACCTGGCGCAACTCGTCGACGACACCCTGCGCATCCAGTACACCTCGCTCCAGCGCCACGGCGTCACCCTCACCCGAGAGTTCGCCCTCCTGCCCCGGGTGCATATCGACAAGCACAAGGTGATGCAGATCCTCGTCAACCTCGTGGCCAACGCCAAGTACGCCATGGACGCGATGCCCGAGCAGCAGCGGAACCTGCGCGTGCGGCTCACCGCCGACAACGGGTGGGCGCGCATCCAGGTGACGGACAGCGGCGTGGGCCTCGCGCCGGACGTCCAGGGCAAGCTCTTCACGCATGGCTTCACCACGCGCAAGGACGGCCACGGCTTCGGCCTGCACTCGAGCGCGCTGGCGGCGAAGATGCTGGGCGGGCGGCTGACGCTGGAGAGCGAGGGCCCCGGCAAGGGGGCCACGGCCACCCTGGAGATTCCGCTCACGCCCGAGCCCAGGGAGGCCCCCCCGGAAACCAGCCAGGGGGCGCCCAGCGGGGCCCCTCCTTCGTCCGCGAATGAGCGTTGACTGGAAACCGTGGCACCTTTTCCTACCCGCGCCGGGCGGCCATCGCGGCATGCTGGGCGCTTCTTCGGGGTGAATACATGAAGGACTTCTTCAAGACGCTCTTCGCCTGCCTGGTGGCGCTGGGGGTCTTCGTCGTGGGCAGCCTCTTTCTGTTCGTGGGCTTCGTGGCCGTGGTGGGTGGTTCCAGCGAGCCCCCGGTGCCGCCCAAGGCCGTGCTCGTCGTGGACCTGGACATGAACCTGTTGGACCACGCCAGCGCGCCGGGCGTGTCGGAATCCCTCCAGACCGCGCTCCAGGGAGAGAAGAGCCGGACCCTGGCGCTCGCCACCGCCGTGGCGGCCGTGGACCGGGCCGCGGCGGACGAGCGCATCGTGGGGCTCTACCTCACCAGCAACCTCACGCCCGCCGGTTACGGCTCGGGCCCCGCCGCGCTGCGCGAGTTCCGCGGCGCGCTGCAGCGCTTCAAGGCCAAGAAGCCGGTGCTCGCCTACAACGTCACCTGGGCCAAGCGCGACTACTACCTGGCCTCCGTCGCCTCGCCCCTCTTCGTGAACCCCGCCGGCGAGGTGGAGATGAATGGCCTGGCGTCCGAGACCACGTTCTTCGGTGACGCCCTGCAGAAGTTCGGCGTCCAGGTGCAGGTCACCCGCGTCGGCAAGTACAAGTCCGCGGTGGAGCCCTTCCTCCTCAACCGCATGAGCGATCCCAGCCGGGAGCAGATGCAGGTGCTGCTGGACGACCTGTGGACCGAGTGGAAGACCACGGTCGCCCCCGATCGCAAGCTGACCCCGGAGGCCCTGCAGGCCCTGGCGGACGACAAGGGCATGCTCCTGCCCGACGAGGCCCAGGTCGCCGGGCTCGTCGATCGCGTCGCGTCCTTCGACGAGGTGCTCGAGGAGCTCAAGAAGCTGTCGGGCACCGACTCGGAGAACAAGAGCTTCAACCAGATCGATCTGGCCGCCTATGCCGGCACCGAGGTCCGCCCCGGCGAGGGCAAGAACCGCATCGCCGTGGTGTACGCCGAGGGAGAGATCGTCAACGGAGAGGGGCGCTCGGACCAGGTGGGCGGGGATCGCCTCAGCCGGGAGCTGCGCAAGCTGCGGCAGGATCCCGACGTGAAGGCCGTGGTGCTGCGCGTCAACAGCCCGGGTGGAAGCGCCAGCGCCTCGGATCTCATCCAGCGCGAGGTCATCCTCACCCAGAAGACCAAGCCCCTGGTGGTCTCCATGGGCACCTATGCCGCGTCCGGGGGCTATTGGATCAGCACCTACGCGGACCGCATCTTCGCCGCGCCCAACACCCTCACGGGCTCCATTGGCGTCTTCGGACTGCTGCCCAACTTCCAGAAGCTGGCCAATGACCTGGGCGTCACCTTCGATGGCGTGCAGACGGCGCGCATGGCCACCCTGGGCACCGTCACGCGGCCCCAGAGCGAGGCGGAGTTCGCGCGCATCCAGTCCCTCACGGATCGCGTCTACGAGCAGTTCCTGGACAAGGTGTCCGAGGGCCGCAAGCTGGACCGGGAGAAGCTCAAGGAGATCGCCCAGGGCCGCGTGTGGTCCGGGGTCCAGGCCCAGAAGCTGGGGCTCGTGGACGAAATGGGAACCCTGGAGGACGCGGCGCGCTTCGCCGCCGAGAAGGCGGGCGTGGGCAAGGACTACCGGATGGACATGCCCAAGGGCCGCAAGTCCTTCGCCGAGCAGCTCGCCGAGTCCCTGAGCGAGGAGGCCAAGCCCAAGGCCCGCTCGGCGGTGGACGTGCTGATGGCCGACGTCCAGCGCCAGGTGGAGGTGCTGCGCTCCCTCAACGACCCGGCCGGCGTCTACGCCCGCATGCCGTTCGAGGTGTCCATCCACTGAGGCACGTGCCGGGTGGTGCCCTCGTGGGGCGAGCATGGCGCATTGAGTCGAGACATTCGCGCGAGCCCGAGGCCGGGAAGAATTCGTTTCTGGCCACGTTGACAGGTGCCGTGGGGCGTCTTAGGTGGGGCCTCACATCGACTCATGTGGTCGCTTCACGAGGTAGATATCGTGTCTCAACCGATGATTCGCATCGAAGGGCTGACGAAGTCCTACGGTTCCGCACAGGCCTTGCGCGGGGTGAGCTTCGAGGTCCCCCGGGGGCAGGTGGTGGGATTCCTGGGGCCCAATGGCGCCGGCAAGTCCACCACGATGAAGATCCTGGCGGGCTTCGTCACGCCGACCTCGGGGGTGGCCCAGGTCAATGGCATCGACGTCAGCGTGGACCCGGTCGCCACGCGGCGGCTGATTGGCTATCTGCCGGAGAACAACCCCCTGTACGAGGAGATGATGGTCCGGGACTACCTGGACTTCATCGCCGACGTGCGCGGCGTTCCCAAAGGCCAACGCCAGGCGCGCATCCGCTCCGCGGTGGAGCGCTGTGGTCTGGGCAGCGTGCTGGGCAAGGACATCCAACAACTGTCCAAGGGTTACCGGCAGCGCGTGGGACTCGCCCAGGCCATCCTCCATGATCCGGATCTGCTCATCCTCGACGAGCCGACCACGGGCCTGGACCCGAACCAGATCGTGGAGATCCGCAACCTCATCAAGGAACTGGGCCGGGAGAAGACCGTCATCCTGAGCACCCACATCCTGAGCGAGGTGCAGAGCACGTGTAGCCGCGTCCTCATCATCAATGAGGGCAAGGTGGTGGCGGACGACGCCCCCGAGCGGCTCACCACCTCCGAGGGAGGCTCGGTGACGGTGGTGCTCGCCTCGCGCTCGGGAGCCCCGCTGCGGCCCGAACAGGTGCGCGCGGTACTGGAGCAGGTACCGGGAGTCACCGGTGTGGAGGGCGCGGAGGCCGAGGGCGGCGACACGCTCGGCTTCAGCCTGCGCTACGGCGCGGAGGACATCCGCCGGGCGCTCTTCGACACCGCGGTGCGCCATGACCTCTGTCTGTTGGAGGTGAAGCGCCGGCACGTGAGCCTGGAAGAAACATTCCGCAAGCTCACCGGGGGAGAAGCCGCCAGGAGCGGGACCCCCCACCGTGCCGGGTCCGAGGCCACGCAGCACGCGGCGTGACGCCCGTCCAGACTTCGAATCAATCTCACGAGAGGTAGCGAATGGGAACGACACTCGCCGTCGCCCGGCGTGAGTTCAGGAGCTTTTTCAACTCGCCGGTCGCCTACATCGTGCTCGGCGGATTCCTGCTCACCGCGGGTTGGCTCTATTTCAGTACGTTGTTCGTGGCGGGCCAGGCCTCGCTGCGAGGCTTCTTCGGAGTGGCGCCGGTGCTCTTCGTGGTCTTCGCCCCGGCGGTGACCATGCGGCTCATCGCCGAGGAGCGAAAGTCCGGCACGTTGGAGTTGCTGCTCACCATGCCCCTGAATGACTGGCAGGTCGTCACGGGCAAGTTCCTCGCGGCCCTGGGCATGGTGGGCGTGGGGCTGCTGCTCACCCTGCCCTATCCCTTGAGCGTGGCGGCGCTCACCGCGCCGGGCGCCTCGTTCGACTGGGGCCCGGTGGTGATGGGCTACGTGGGCCTGCTGCTGCTCGCCTCGAGCTTCCTGGCCATCGGCCTGTGGGCGAGCGCGCTCAGCCGCAACCAGATCGTCGGCTTCATCATCGGCCTGGTGCTCTGCTTCGCCTTCTACTTCGTCGACAAGTTCGCCGTGGTACTGCCGCAGACGCTCTCGGCGGTCCTGCAGTACCTCTCGGTGGACTACCACTTCGACAACATCGCGCGGGGCGTGCTCGACTCCCGCGATGTCCTCTTCTACGTGACGCTCACCGTGGTGGGGCTCGCCCTGACCACGCGCACCCTGAGCAACGTTCGTCAGTGAGGCCCGCGATGAGAAAGAACACCCTCAACGCCACCGTCCTGCTGCTCGGCATCGTGGGCAGCCTGGTGCTGCTCAACATCCTCGGTCTGCGCGCCTTCAAGCGCCTGGACTTCACCCGCGACCACACCTACACCCTGTCCGAGGCGTCCCGGACGACGATGGAGGAATTGAAGGATCCCGTCACCGTCACCGCCTACTTCACCGACAAGCTGCCCCCTCCGTACTCGAGCAACGCGCGCTACGTGCGGGACTTGCTCGAGGAGTACCGCGCCGCGTCCCGGGGCAAGCTCAGCTTCGAGTTCCTGGATCCCATGACGCAGGAGACGGACGCCGACAAGGAGGCGAAGCGGGAGACGAAGCGCGACATCTTCGGCCGCACCTTCCGCGAGCCGACGTCCGTGGAGCGCGAGCTGGCCCAGGAGGGCATCCAGCCCGTCGAGGTCCGCGTCGTCGAGGACGACCA harbors:
- the sppA gene encoding signal peptide peptidase SppA, with amino-acid sequence MKDFFKTLFACLVALGVFVVGSLFLFVGFVAVVGGSSEPPVPPKAVLVVDLDMNLLDHASAPGVSESLQTALQGEKSRTLALATAVAAVDRAAADERIVGLYLTSNLTPAGYGSGPAALREFRGALQRFKAKKPVLAYNVTWAKRDYYLASVASPLFVNPAGEVEMNGLASETTFFGDALQKFGVQVQVTRVGKYKSAVEPFLLNRMSDPSREQMQVLLDDLWTEWKTTVAPDRKLTPEALQALADDKGMLLPDEAQVAGLVDRVASFDEVLEELKKLSGTDSENKSFNQIDLAAYAGTEVRPGEGKNRIAVVYAEGEIVNGEGRSDQVGGDRLSRELRKLRQDPDVKAVVLRVNSPGGSASASDLIQREVILTQKTKPLVVSMGTYAASGGYWISTYADRIFAAPNTLTGSIGVFGLLPNFQKLANDLGVTFDGVQTARMATLGTVTRPQSEAEFARIQSLTDRVYEQFLDKVSEGRKLDREKLKEIAQGRVWSGVQAQKLGLVDEMGTLEDAARFAAEKAGVGKDYRMDMPKGRKSFAEQLAESLSEEAKPKARSAVDVLMADVQRQVEVLRSLNDPAGVYARMPFEVSIH
- a CDS encoding trifunctional serine/threonine-protein kinase/ATP-binding protein/sensor histidine kinase, with the protein product MVSIPGYTLIDKLKSTSTNLLFRAVRDADRLPVIVKMPMSATPGTRERDDYRREHAILRRLSEVRGVPQALGCEQSGGRPVLLMEEEGGCALSDIVGEPLGVERFLDLAISLASTLTEIHRHGVIHKDLKPSNIILLPSGETRIIDFGSATVQSVEHVEAAPATLIEGTLAYMSPEQTGRMNRSVDYRTDLYSLGITFYELLTGTLPFHGRDALEWFHAHMAQIPKAPHERVPAIPPILSAIVMKLLAKVAEERYQGADGLKADLLRCLQALGRGEELEPFPLGEYDIPTHFQMPQRLYGREAQVDTLLQSFERIARGGHPELVLLSGYSGIGKSAVVHELYRPVVQQRGLFLDGKFDQFQRDIPYATLAQAIRGLVRQLLAGTDAELEAWRGQLREAWEGSGQLLVDLVPQLELVAGKQPALPALSPSESQHRFDWVFQRFLGVLSTPEHPLVIFLDDLQWADVASLRLIQHLFTHPDTPPLLMIGAYRDNEVSPSHPLMLAREELRKGGAWVAELRLEPLSQEQLRQIITDALPGAGREEVIEPLSALVHRKTGGNPFFFLQLMRTLNQDGLLTRTPEGRWQWDEEGIRARAYSDNVVDFLVGRLRQLPEQTQHLLRLAACAGNTFPPRTLAIISDKPEDEVARQLEPALQEGLLMQAGQEQYRFLHDRIQQAAHALIPEAERKAIHLRIGRLLLASLPPEELRQKLFDVVNQLNAGAELLVLPEERHRVALLNAEAGRKAQASTAHSAAVTYFTVALSLLPDSWESEHALAFQLSLQQATSEFMSGNTNGARQLVEALRPRARTPAQLASVSVLLSDIHIATSETLRAVTCLLECLTALGMPMSLHPSREEVEAANEEVRTLLGERPIASLVELPLMTDPDIQVVMSVLAALFTPALFTDVNLLVLHLCRMVSLTLRHGNSEAVTNGYAWYGITMGDLFGRYREGYAFGELALALVERHGFSSSRARSLYSMELLSVWTQPLTLALEYIRNAFQLAVPAGDFQTACYCCNHIVTNRLAHGHDLEEIYQESIARLDFARKAGFQAVQQVIQHTQRYIQQLRGLSPSFDSLSGEDFDEEAFELGLSTTPHMSTMACWYWITKTQSRFMCGRYEEARQASARAEALIWSSVGHIQLVDFHLYSALALSACCEDAAPEARREYLEAMRRHQRQFEVWAENNPGSFRAAERLVSAELAYRLGQWDEAMHAYDAALHSARENGFLQNVALANELAARFWLERGVKSIALAYAREARETYRTWGAHGKVQHLEDQWPSLASAASTPNRDAFDTSSTQLDALSVVKAQQAISGEIVLEQLVSTLLRVAMENAGAQRGALLRPLGNKLRLVAISNVAEGGRVVLPEDNATHELPWSLLTYVKRAHEHVLIGDASRPHPYASDDYFERGRAKAVLCLPLLRQEELVGVLYLENSLTADAFTPARLRLLGHIASQAAISIENARLYADIHQAKAALRDANDELERRVDERTRELKDAQARLVEMARAAGMSEIASNVLHNVGNVLTSAVVNLETTRHAVGASRVVRVRQVATLFEEHRDTLVDFLTKDPRGSRLPDYVSALASELIKEQTNLQESLDAMNRHLEHIRAIVQVQQTYAKTPLLTEECDLAQLVDDTLRIQYTSLQRHGVTLTREFALLPRVHIDKHKVMQILVNLVANAKYAMDAMPEQQRNLRVRLTADNGWARIQVTDSGVGLAPDVQGKLFTHGFTTRKDGHGFGLHSSALAAKMLGGRLTLESEGPGKGATATLEIPLTPEPREAPPETSQGAPSGAPPSSANER
- a CDS encoding ATP-binding cassette domain-containing protein → MSQPMIRIEGLTKSYGSAQALRGVSFEVPRGQVVGFLGPNGAGKSTTMKILAGFVTPTSGVAQVNGIDVSVDPVATRRLIGYLPENNPLYEEMMVRDYLDFIADVRGVPKGQRQARIRSAVERCGLGSVLGKDIQQLSKGYRQRVGLAQAILHDPDLLILDEPTTGLDPNQIVEIRNLIKELGREKTVILSTHILSEVQSTCSRVLIINEGKVVADDAPERLTTSEGGSVTVVLASRSGAPLRPEQVRAVLEQVPGVTGVEGAEAEGGDTLGFSLRYGAEDIRRALFDTAVRHDLCLLEVKRRHVSLEETFRKLTGGEAARSGTPHRAGSEATQHAA
- a CDS encoding ABC transporter permease subunit, whose product is MGTTLAVARREFRSFFNSPVAYIVLGGFLLTAGWLYFSTLFVAGQASLRGFFGVAPVLFVVFAPAVTMRLIAEERKSGTLELLLTMPLNDWQVVTGKFLAALGMVGVGLLLTLPYPLSVAALTAPGASFDWGPVVMGYVGLLLLASSFLAIGLWASALSRNQIVGFIIGLVLCFAFYFVDKFAVVLPQTLSAVLQYLSVDYHFDNIARGVLDSRDVLFYVTLTVVGLALTTRTLSNVRQ